TACGACCGCTGGCTGCTGGATTCGGCCATGTCGCTGTCCGAGCTGGTGACGGTACGCAACGGGCAAGCGGTGATGGAGGTGAGCCCGGCCATGTCGCGCATGTTCACCTGGGACACGGTGGATGAAGTGCATGGCGAAGTGGTTGATGCAGACGGCACGCGGCTCTATGGCGATCTGCCCGATGCCCTGCCGCGCCCGCCGCAGGCTGCCGATGACCAAGCGCTCTACTACGATGCGCAGCTGCGCGGGCAGGCGGTACGCATGGTGGAGGTGCGGGTACCCAGCGCGGCCGGAAACCACGTGCGCCTGCGCGTGGCCGAAACCCTGCGCAAGCGGCACCGGTTGGAACGCAAGCTGCTGATGACCAGCGTGCCGTTCCAGGCCGCGATCCTCGCGCTGGCCGCGTGGCTGGCCTGGTCCGGTACCGGCGCGGCCGCGCGCCATGCCAACCAGGTCGCGCGACGGTTGGCCAGCCCGCGCCCGGACCCATTGGCGCCGCTGGACCCTTCGCAGGAAGCACCGCGTGAACTATGGCCCGCCGTGGAAGCGTACAACGCGCTGCTGCAGCGGCTGGATGCCATGCAGGCGGCGCAGCGGCGTTTCGTCAGCAATGCCGCGCACCAGTTGCGCACGCCATTGGCCGCCATGCAGGTGGAATTGGAGAACTCGCTGCGACAGCAGGACCCGCAGGCACAGCAGTTGGCGCTGTCAGGAACACTGGCCGGCCTGTCGCGGCTGCAGCATCTGGTCAACCAGTTATTGCTGCTCAGCCGCTCGGAAGATGCACAGGGCAGCGCGCTGCCACTGCGCACGCTGGACCTCGCCGCGCTGGCACGTACCGTGGTCGAGCGCTTCGCCGACCGCGCCTTGGCCTCAGGCGTAGACCTTGGCTACGACGGCCCCGACGACGGCGTGCCCGTGCAGGGCGATGCACCCCTGCTGCGCGAAGCACTGGGCAATCTGCTGGACAACGCGCTGCGCTATGGCAGCGAGCGCGGCGTCATCACGCTGATGGTGCAGCGAGACGAACATGGCGTGCAGGTATGGGTGGACGATGATGGCGCCGGCATTGACGAAGCCGAGCGCGGCCGCGTCACCGAACGCTTCTACCGCACCAGCAGCCAGGGCGATGGCTGTGGTCTGGGCCTGGCCATCGTCGCCGAGATCGCACAGCGCCACGGTGCCTCGTTGGCAATCAGAAGTTCGCCAATGGGCGGCGCGCGGGTAGGAATGCGGTTCCGCACCCCCTAACGCCGAGCCTGCCCAGCGTCTGTAGAGTCGAGCTTGCTCGACTGCTTCTGCCGCAACACCTGACTCGAGCATGGGCTCGACGTTACAAGATCCAGGCTGCGGGCAGCCACAGCGCCCACATGCCGTGCAACCCATTGCTACGCTGATTCAGTCCATCCAGAACTGATCGGTGCTTTCAATGCTGCCTCTTCGATCCGCGCTTCTGAAATCCCTTGCTCCAACGGCGTTTCTGCTGACCGCGTGCCAGGAATCCACCGTCAAAAAGCCCCAAACGCACTCGCCTGAGCTTGCAGCGCGCATCGAAGCACTGTCCCAAAAGACCCGAAAAGACATGGTAGAAGTCGAAGGCGGCACCTTCATCATGGGCGATTTCGGCCCCATCGATCCTCGCGTGAAGATGCCCTACAGCGGTGAACGCGACGATGATGTGTTGCGCGAGGTGACATTGAGCAGCTACGCCATCGGTGCGAAGAAGATCACCTACGCGGACTTCGACGTCTACACCGATGCCACAGGCCAGGCCCGGACGGCGCAGTACCCGATGGACCTCAAGTACAGGAACCTGCCTGACGATCTCCCCGTCGGCGTCAGCTGGGAGGCGGCGCAGAAGTACTGCGGATGGGTTGGCGCGCTGATTGGGCGGAGGATGGAACTACCGACGGAGGCACAATGGGAATACGCAGCGCGTAACCGGGGCCAGCAGCCAGCGAACCATGTGGGGGCAGCCGTTCTGGCAGGGGATTGGCGCCGGCATGCTCCACCGCTGTGAGCAGCAGTTCGGGTGCGTGTTGCGGCGACCATTGGCTGATGGCAACCCATTTGCCTGCGGCCAGCCCGCGCACCGTCGCAATGCCCTGCCAGCCGTGCCGGTCCGATTCATGGCGCTCGACCGAAAGCACAGCACGCCGCTCGCCTTCGGCACGTGAATCGAAGCCCAGCGAACCACACGCCATATACTGGTCGGCAGCAGAAGTGCCGCCGCCATCCATCGGTAACTGCACGGCCAGCGTACGATCCTGCCGATAGTCATCGCTGACCATGCTCAAGCGGCCCGGGCCCAGCCGCACGCGCCGGGCCAGATGCAGCACGCTGTCTTCCTGCTCGGCTGCGTGGCCGCGGTGGAAGCGTAGCGCACCATCACGTGCCGAAAGGGTGTCCTGTGGCAAAGCCGCGCTGTCGAAGAACAGCACGATTCGATGCAGCGCGGGTGCCTCCGCATCGGCCTCGACACGCCAACCAATGCCCTCTTCGGCCAGCAGGCAGGCGACAAACGCCATATCCGACTGGCGATACTGCACGCAGTAGAGGCGCGGCGGCAGCGCGTCCAGACGCGCCCGCGCATCGTCGGTCCAGTGCCAGCAGGCGAGCGCCTGATGGTCAGCGACACCGCATCCACGATCTGCCGGACGGTGGCATCACGGAACACGCGACTGTTCCGCCGCTGGCCCAACCACCAGGTCCAAGCGGCCCGCCGTATGCGGTAACGGGCGAACCCCTGATCGCAGTCCAGCAGAATCACTTCGCGCACCAGGCCTGTACGGCGGATGTCGCGCCCCTGCGCATCGCGCGTGGACAGCGTTGCGGGCCGGCCCAGCCACGCTTCGCAGGCAGGGTCCGCGTGCCCCGCACGTACGTCGATATGGTAGTCCAGACCTTCCGACAACGCTTCGCGTCCGCGCCAGCGCTCGACCCGCAGAGACCCTGCGCCAGACAGTTCAAACCGGTGCAGCAGCGCTGCATCCTCATGCGCTTGCAACGTGTGCATATGGCTTACGCCCTGTGCACCACCTTGGCGCACTTCTGTGCGCAGGAACCTAGCAAGGGAACGGCCGGGGAAATATCAGACAAGGACGAAAGTGACCAGGAACAACGGTCGAACGTCATTGCATCACGCATTCGCCGTCGAAATGCATGACAGAGTCATGACGTGCGGCCAACAGATCACGTTGATTGCGACACCGGCAAACCCGGTACACGCCAACCTTGGTTGGCGCCGTTGTTCTCCCGCGTGCCAGC
Above is a genomic segment from Stenotrophomonas sp. ESTM1D_MKCIP4_1 containing:
- a CDS encoding sensor histidine kinase, which translates into the protein MAERVHSLRGLLLRRLWLPLLVLLLCSAVGSFALARYYAGQVYDRWLLDSAMSLSELVTVRNGQAVMEVSPAMSRMFTWDTVDEVHGEVVDADGTRLYGDLPDALPRPPQAADDQALYYDAQLRGQAVRMVEVRVPSAAGNHVRLRVAETLRKRHRLERKLLMTSVPFQAAILALAAWLAWSGTGAAARHANQVARRLASPRPDPLAPLDPSQEAPRELWPAVEAYNALLQRLDAMQAAQRRFVSNAAHQLRTPLAAMQVELENSLRQQDPQAQQLALSGTLAGLSRLQHLVNQLLLLSRSEDAQGSALPLRTLDLAALARTVVERFADRALASGVDLGYDGPDDGVPVQGDAPLLREALGNLLDNALRYGSERGVITLMVQRDEHGVQVWVDDDGAGIDEAERGRVTERFYRTSSQGDGCGLGLAIVAEIAQRHGASLAIRSSPMGGARVGMRFRTP
- a CDS encoding SUMF1/EgtB/PvdO family nonheme iron enzyme, with the protein product MGDFGPIDPRVKMPYSGERDDDVLREVTLSSYAIGAKKITYADFDVYTDATGQARTAQYPMDLKYRNLPDDLPVGVSWEAAQKYCGWVGALIGRRMELPTEAQWEYAARNRGQQPANHVGAAVLAGDWRRHAPPL